The Populus nigra chromosome 4, ddPopNigr1.1, whole genome shotgun sequence genome contains the following window.
GAAGAAAACCGGGGGCAAAGCTTTCCCTGAATCCTTAATCAGTGCAAGAAGATTGGAGCTAATGAGACCTAAATTGATGGAATTACTACCATATGCAGTGAGTAATGACAGTTCAAACCTAGTAGTTTATGCTCCTACACTCGTATGATAAAATTCAGTCTCGAAAGCCCCCATAAATCCCACTCTCATTTCAATGGTGTGAAGGCATCATAATTAGCCTCGGAACCTCATCTACACCATGTCCAACAACATCCGTGCTCTATCCATACATTTCCTCCCCATCTTCTAATTTAAGAAACCGCCTCACGAGCTAGCCATAAAAACAGGAAGGGCTTGCAGATCTTGGCTGTTCCAAGCTCTCCCCATCCAATCAAATCCAAGTCTTACACATAGAAATTAGATAGAAAAGCTTTGATTTTAGTTACAAATCCCTCAATTCTCCATTTCCCATTTGTGAAGATTCTCATTCaaaccacaacaacaacaacaaaaagcaCCCAGACCCCTATTTTTAAAGCAAACTAAAATTAACCAGTTTCTTGATCTCCCGTTACATAAATTTGAAaacccccccctctctctctctctaaatctATACCTCTTCATTCTACCCAATCACCATTTTTAACAGAAAACAAGAAACTTTGCTCTTTATTCTGTCAAAGAGACAGTCACCAAACAACACCTATCCATCCTTCCACGAAaccagaaagaaaagaagaaaaaaaaagattccttATACCCTTCAAAcccaacatgaaaaaacagCTAAAATAGCAAAGACCCTTCTTCCTtatctccaccaccaccaccaccaccaatcaATCTACATTCCTTCAAACCCTAACCCTTACCTCTTAAAACCAAAGAGAACccacattttgttttttcaagaaaatgtcTCATCTTGATCACACCCCGTCAACACCAGGCAAATTCAAGATTGACAAATCACCATATTATTCAAGAACAAGGTGGCATTCCTCTGTAGCCAAACTTACTCTCTGGTCTTCTCTCTTTGTTGCCTtaatctttctcttcttttatcgCTCCCCATCTTCTTCATCAAGCAACCCTCCATCCTCCGATCCATCACGCCGCTATCTTGCTTCCGCTACTTGGGGCGGAGCTGCTTGGGAAAAGCGGGTCCGGACATCTGCCCGAATCCGGTCTCGAAATGGATTCTCTGTTTTAGTCACAGGAGCAGCTGGTTTTGTTGGAACCCATGTTTCTTCTGCCCTTAAACGCCGCGGAGATGGTGTTCTGGGGATTGATAATTTCAATGATTACTACGATCCAACTTTGAAGAGAGCAAGACAAGCACTTCTTGAAAGGAGTGGTGTTTTTATTGTGGAAGGAGATATAAATGATGTTGCTTTgttgaagaaattgtttgacATTGTGCCTTTTACTCATGTTATGCATTTGGCAGCTCAAGCTGGTGTTAGGTATGCAATGCAAAATCCTGGCTCTTATGTGCATAGTAATATTGCTGGTTTTGTTAGTTTGTTAGAAGTTTGTAAAGATGCAAATCCACAACCAGCTATTGTTTGGGCATCATCTAGTTCTGTTTATGGGCTTAATACTAAAGTGCCTTTCTCTGAGAAAGATAGAACTGATCAACCTGCTAGTTTATACGCTGCTACTAAGAAAGCTGGTGAGGAAATTGCACACACTTACAATCATATTTACGGACTTTCCCTTACTGGATTGCGATTTTTTACGGTCTATGGACCCTGGGGGAGGCCGGATATGgcatatttcttttttaccaAGGACATTTTGAAGGGGAAGAGTATTCCGATTTTTGAGGCTGCGAATCATGGGACAGTTGCTAGGGATTTTACCTACATTGATGATATTGTGAAAGGTTGTTTGGGTTCGTTGGATACAGCAGAGAAGAGTACCGGGAGTggagggaagaagaaagggcCGGCACAATTGAGGGTTTTCAATTTGGGGAATACATCTCCTGTGCCAGTTACTGATCTTGTTAGTATTTTGGAAAGGCTTTTGAAGGTTAAGGCTAAAAGGAATGTTATGAAGTTGCCACGCAACGGGGATGTTCCATATACACACGCAAATATTAGTTATGCTCAGAAGGAATTTGGATATAAGCCTACCACGGATCTGCAGACAGGGTTGAAGAAATTTGTGCGGTGGTACCTCAGTTACTATGGAGACAAGAAGGCTGTTGCAAGAtgagttgaatttttttggttcaGAACTTGGAAAACATTCCTTGTTCATTATGATTCTTATAATTGCTTTCTTAACATTTCTGTGTTGTTCACTGCATGAAAATTGTCTTTCATATATGTTTAATTGATGCTGTACAAGGAGGAATATCGTGTCCTATGTTGAAGAAGATTGTTTGGTTGgtggattttgttttgttgggcACTTGCTGCACCGTATCAAAACAAAGCCAGAACCATCCTTCTCTTTTGTTTCCTATTTTTTGGAATGTAATTGTTGTAGTTTCGGCATTGTAGAATTCATGACTGATAGAGCATATGTTGATTGTTGGACTTgtatcatttaataaaatagcaCACGTGAATTTCACATCTATGTCTTCTTACTGAACAAATTGAATTCATTTGACTATTGTgtagttgtgttttttttgtacaAAGGCTCGGTCTGGTATTGATATCCATGACAATTTTCAGCTACAGCTATTTCTTTCTTGCTTGTTGTGAATGATTTTGATGGTTAGTTTCTATTAGACCAGCTTGTGTCTGTGTTGGGGCATGTATTCTAGATTCAAAAGTCCACCATGCCCCTCACTTTGTTTTTGCTGTTCTGAGTGAACAATAGATATTAGTTATGCGTTGCATTTGACCTAgagttttatccttttcttctccatACATGATATATTCCAGGATGTTGTAACGTTCTGTTGATGAATGTGATGCAGAAGGACACATTTCTGCCAGAGCtgattaaatttattagtttCCCATCTCTCCGAAACTAAATTTTGCCACTGTGGTCCTGGCCCAACCTTCTGTTCCTTTTTTCATTTCTAGATATGCAATTTTTGGTAATTTCTAGTTCAATGCATGTTTGTCGAGTTTCTTCAttggaatttgatttttactCATCAGACAGAATAGGCAAGAGTTAGTTATTAAGCAATGAATTTCGAGGAGGTAAAccatcattgtttatttttatctttcccTGAGACTTTGAAGTATTTTCTTGAAAGCATGGCAATTTTACTCTCCATTTCCATTGCTGTATTCTGTTCCATTGCTGTATTCTGTCTATTTCTTCTCATCATGTAGGGGACTGTTTTGGTTCCTTGACTTAAACTTCGAGAATTGCTCTGTGTGCAATTATATTCCATTTCATATAATCCTAACTTGTGCGCTGGAATAGCCTTTATTCCCTTTCTGGAaagtatataatttaatattattccaAATGGCATGGATGATCTCAGCTTGGTGGATATGATTCTTTGAGTTGGAAGGCAAGAAACTTTCTTGGATGCCAATGAAAGGTATCCCGGGTTGTGTGTGTCTGTGTATAGATGCACTTGCTTTGTGTTTGAAGCATATGCTTTGCTGATTAGTTTGATTCCCCATTTCATCTTCTATAAATCCTTACTGTCTGCTGTAAATTGCTCAGTGATTAATAGTTTCTTCTCATCAAATATTTGAGCATTTTGGATAAACTAGCATGCAGTAAGCTGTTGCaattagcttctttttttttttccttccaattctagaaGAGATACTTCTCGATGACACCCTCGTTTGTTACGTGGTTTGAGGGATTGTAGAAGACTGCAATCCCTGGTGGCATCCCAGcaaagagaaatcatcaactCGATGTCCATGGGATTAAATGTAACCTATTCAGGACAGGGTTTGGTTGGATTCATAGACCATACTGAACGATGAATCGTACCAGTGATCCAGCCATAaaatagaaatcgaggtggcaGTGTCAACTTCATAAACTGCAATTATTACTTGAACGCCGCTCACTGCAGAGCATCCGATTTACATCCGAAAATTGGACTGCACAAACTCCAATTGTGAAATTAACTTTTGACTCGCTGGACACCGCCAGGACATTCAATTCCATTCTAACAGCTAGGTGCAAAGAAAGTATCGACACATCTTGCACGTGACTCGCATTTAAATTCCTCATGAAGCATATTGCATCTTCTGCAAAAACATCATCCATAAATACTAATTTCTTGCTTTCAGATACATGGAACTGGAATATACATGCTGCATACTAACAAAAGCAGTAAATGAACATGAACCATCTTGCTTCCATCTCGTTCTATTCTTTGAATCGCTAAATGCTCTTCCCGAAAAgggaagaaatttttttactaaaatgtaAGAGGTTAAATAGGAGTTTGAATCCAAAATGCTTTCACCCATTTTTGGAGACCCTAGTGTAAGGTTCAAAAGGCCCTAGGAAATTTGAGAGCAATTAAATCCAGAGATTGTCATGAAGGAGATTAGctgtaaatataaatacatccaCGCACCCCTAAAATTTCTGTCAGAATCCCATTCATCATGATAAACAAAGCTGATAAAAATCAACAGGAATATGGCAtaattttaagaagaaaaaaagcccTTCAAGATTCACCAAATAGTTCTTCGAAGAGAACAATTAAATATAGGAAATTGAAATCCGATAGAGCTAATTAAAACTgttccaaaaagaaacaaaaaactgGCAAGAACCAGAATTTCTAGACTTCATTCTGCAATTcataagaaaatcataaaaacaaaaaaacagatcCTTTAGCTTGCAATTGTAACCTCAACCTCCACACCAGGTTCAATGGTAATGGAAGTTATCTGTTTCACCACATCAGCTGAGCTAAAAAGATCAATCACTCGTTTATGAATGCGGAGCTCGAACCTATCCCAAGTGTTCGTTcctgaaaattaataaataaaatttttgaacatctatatatatacacatggaTCCTATCATGATCGATCCAATATAAAGAaacgaattttatttttaaaattccaatGGCAATTAacatacaataattaaaatcaacacaaatatatttaattttgagagcaataaaacaaaaggacatAACTAATCAATTAAATCTGAATTTTGAATCAATACCTTCACCACATGGAGCTTTTCTAGTAGTAATTCGGAGAACTTTGGTTGGTATCCTCACAGGTCCTTTGACTTTCAAACTTTTATCCTTAGCACCACGGATTAAATCAGCACACActacataaaataacaaaaagttcacccaataaaataagaataagcaaacataaataaacaaaacgtCATAAAaccttaattgataaaaaaagaacacacCTTTCTCAAGGTTTTTGACATTCTTCGAAGAAAGAGTAATCCTAACACGGTTAACTTGATCATGATACTCCTCTAAACCAGGCTTCACAGGTTTCATTGCAGCCAAAGCCATGATTTTAGCTAGTGTTGCTAGGGTTGAGCGGCTAGTGTTGCTAGGGTAAAGCAGAGGAGGTAAAAAAAGATTGACGTGTTTTGTGATTAGGGTTTCGTGTTTAACAAGCTATATATAaggtttgggttttttttaggttttcatAAATGCCCTTAAGCTGGTACTCTCCCACTAGGtagcatattttaaaaaaatataataataataataataataataataaaaccataTTTTCCAGTATTTTATGCCAATATGTAATCTtccaactatttttatttaaaatttattattgaaaaacataagcGAGGAAAACTTGATTATAAAGAGCACAAAATTTCTTGTATCCAACGTGAATTATAGTAATCCacgaaccaaaaaaaaattaaaaaaaaaatcggcgAGAATCACGGATTGTTTTGGGAGTGTGAAGAAAATAATGTgttaattttggattcttcttgCTTCAAATAATTATACCGCATGAGGATTCGGGACTGCCATACTTTGAAATGTCTCGTCAACAAAACGCCACATCGATCAGGCAAAGCATATCTTTTTTGGAAAAGTAAAGCTTCCATGATCttttgaagaagagaaaattaaaaaagaaaagaaaaggggatgTTAGGGCACCATTAGGACATGCAAGGGCATGGTATATGCATGAGCTTCCCTGCCATGATTGTGTTACCCAtgaatgtattttgttttggtttctttgGCAATTCTATTCGTGGAAGATTACTAGCAAATTGTTCTTGAGCCATAGTTAGAAACCCGGCCTGCTCCATGACTTGACCCGAGACCAGGAGATAAAAATAGACCACCAACATAAAGCACAAACTGAGCACACCTAGGAAGCCAACCGGGAGATCAAAATAACAAGGATCAGGGCGGAAGCTGTCGGTAACCCAAGGCGGAGCAAACATGAAAGCAACACAATTGGGACACGGCAGGAGAAAAAAGGCGACGAAACAAATTTGCATTTGGACAAtagtaaatattttgatcatattttttttccctttacttGACCATTACCTTAAACAAACTTTATtgtaagaaaattgataaatacaaataaaaatatcaagagaaTATTTTCGTTGGCAAATTACCAACAAATTTTATCGACATAAATATTTTAGCGAGGGAATTacaatggaaaaaataataattaaaacaaacaaaaaatataacgacgtgtcatttttaccaacaaaatttattctgtcggtaattccgtcagaAAAATCATTGGTAAACTGTCAACACTATTCATCATGTTAATTACAAAGGAAAACACTGACGGAATGTTCCGTCAGTATTTTACAGAGAACTCTGGAACTATttactttccaattgcactgttaattattgttttttacagacaaaattaccgacagattgaaaagtcatcggtgttatttggcggttttctgaaaaatttaaattaaattaaaattttaaattaaatattacagacggaatcaccgacggattgaaaaatcgtTGGTGATATTTGGtggttttctaaattttttttattaaattcaaaatttaaattaaatattacagacggaatcatcaatggaatgattaaaaatattaatatttaattatctgtcGGTAAACACCCCAATAAAAAGCTTAGAATCCTTAATTTCACAACAGACccgtctcctttcttcttcttcttcttcttcttcttcttcttcttcttctctcttcaactccttctcttctcatCTATGCTTAGGtatgtctttttcttcttctttttcttctcttctctcctcaactcattctcttcttctccatgcTCCGGtatatcttcttctcctttcttattttttcttctcagtttttttaattagtatactttacgaatgttttttttttcttagcttcacttgcaactacattaaggtaaaaaaaaatttcttttttcatttttttcactatattttatttttaattgtttttgttcttaataattgtatgaatgttgttgtaggatttttttttcatatgagatcaatttttagtgatttatttataggatttttaaatttttttcatatgaatttttttagctgaatttattttttcgtgttatttatttgttgcaaatttttttgagttgattttcttcttttttccaagcattttgagtattatagtgtgttgattaatattattttatagttttgtaaaatatattttttaaaaaatatttttaaataattaccgacggaattacataCGGTTTGTTTCCGaggaaattaccgacggaatgaaatatttttttacttgctttttccatcgataataatattttttaattacaaacatATTTACTGACGAACAaataattaccgatgaaagatttACCGATAAAGACTTTCCGTCGAtgatttcatcggtaatttttttaccaacGAAATGGTAGTGCAAATACCGAtggaaaattccgtcggtaaatctaaAGATTTTGGTAGTGCTTCATCAAGCCTTAAGGACACTCTTGCATAATAATGGTTCTTCAATGAACAAAAATTGATGTGGTTTAAGAATTTCGCATATGCCTGTGTTACCATGTCGACTATTTTGGCTTCTGTGCGATAAACATCTTTAGTTATCTCCTGGAATAAAGGTTTTAACAGGGCCGGTAACGGTTCCATCCGTAAGTCCATTGACAAAGGACACGACTGCTCCGTTCTGCCTGCTGGTCATCATCATTGACTGAGACTGAGAATAACGGTGATCTCGCGGGTTGAGGGGCATCGCTCTGCGAGGGTGAGATAACTGTTCATCACCAAAATAAAGGCTTATGATCTCTGCCGCCCGTTGTCCATCATTGGTTGACGCTGGATGTACCGTTGATCACCAACATAATAGGCTGATTCCTGTTGCCCACTGAACATCATTGGCTGGGGATGAGGGAAGCGGCAATCACCAAACTGTGACCGTGGAACCGAGGGTAGCGATGATCTCCACAAGATAAGAACAGTTCCCGTTGCTCGCGGTTTATTACCGGCTATAAGATTGAGGATGCTGCTCCCCACTGACTGGTTCCAGCCGCCATCTTGATTGTCTTGTAATTGTTGCAAGATCAACCATTTGCCAAGAATTAGCATTGAGATGATCAGCAAATGCTTTCAGATTGAAGAGACCCTAGCAGTTGCTCCACAGTGCATCCCTTTGTCCCGACAGCCACCATATATATTCAACATACATTGAAGTGATGGTGGAATCATAACTAGAATTTTTGTCAGTGTCTTCAGTGATCCCCACGAGAATGTCTTGATTAGACAAGTACAGATTACGCTTGTGTATAGAGACAGATGGAGGATAGCCAACTTGGATgtcattaattagttttatcatttaactttaatttatattcttttattaaaattcaaatttaattctaactagaatttcactatttatatgcttttttttttctattgttaaAATAGTTGTTGATGAATTGATAAAAAGTTCTTACTTTTGGTTTTCTCCCTTaattttctcctctcttcttcgGCTCCTTTTTCTACTTGACTCCGTCTCTGTGGCTAAAAGGACTCCTACTCTTTAGGGTTTAAACACTACAAATAAAATACTCACTGGCTGATTTCTATTGTTTCTGTTTACCGTAAATCCTATACTATACTTGTGGGCACGCCAACCCTTGCACAGGTACAGTTTCAATTTATACAAAGTGGAAGTGTAAGAATTAATTGCCTGCATGTCGAAAATCTAGTAaagggattaaaataaaaaaaattgctgtTGTTATAAATTGtctccttaaggaatccaagaATCTCCAGAAAGAGGTGATTAGATTGCATTTGCACGAAAACGGACAATCTTATGGTCTTCTCTGAGTTGTGGAATTACACTCCAGAGATTACATCTTCCAAACCTGTagctttcaaaaagaaaatgaaattacaaGGCACCTGGAAGTAAGCAATAAAGCGAAAGGtaatctcaaatttaaaagagtGCTGCTGATGATCATCGATTAAACAAGTAGAACTtatcgtaaaaaaaaaaccctttttgtatAAGCATGAAACGTGTCCAGATAATGAAGTAGCTTGCATGCTGCAGTATTTGTAATTCAAAGAGATACTGTACAAGgcaagaagcaaaaaaaatcatcaaaataggTGGATGGTAAAGGAGAAGTTACGGGCTGCACTTGTATTTCTGTCACTAAATGCCAATACTTGTCATGCAACTTTTTCTTGTAGCTCTGTCATCATGGTTGTATGGATTTTTTGGAAACAATAAACTAGATAGTAGTGGCATGTACTGCAGTACCAGAATTTATGGTAGTCAAGCAGTCCTCTGTTAAAATGAAGGAGAGAAATCAAAACTAAAGCAAATCTGCAATTTCCAGTTTCCATGCTATCAGTCGCATTTGCAGCCAACAATGCTGAGTTTGTACCAAAACTAGTAATTGAGCTTTCATTAGTAGTGAGTCTTAGGTaccgagagagcaagccagccgATAGCCCCGACATGATGCAGCATAGAATTCATCTTCAGTACTTTGAATGAAATCAGATACTACCCCCAGTAACATGATCAATGCTTTTCGAATTAAAACGTTGCTCCTTGTTGTTCTGGAAGGTACGTAAGAGCCAAGTGAAAGTTTGGGTGATTGTTAAACATGTGTGTCCAAGGTCATCAACCACAGCTATATCCGAGTTAGTGAAGATGTAATGACTTGTATGCCCCAGGTTTTGAGCAAGCTCCTGAAGCCTCGTTTCTACAAAAGTCTACGTAGACAGCACAAAGATTGAAAAGGGAATTAATAAATGgtaatcataaatcaaatatatacaGTTTCTTGATCTTACTCAATAGGAAAGACTGCGAATCAGAGagcaaaactaaaagaaaaaaagaggaaagaaacaTTGTAATGAACTCATCTGGGTAAATATATAGAGGGGAAAGAAGAGTGGAAGACAAAGGCACACTAAAATCTCGAGTGGAGCATAGAGTACAAAGGGAGAGAGAATACATCAACTTGTCTTTGCGAATTCTCACCCTGAATGGGATACACAGAGACACTATTTGGGCGG
Protein-coding sequences here:
- the LOC133690658 gene encoding small ribosomal subunit protein uS10y-like, which gives rise to MALAAMKPVKPGLEEYHDQVNRVRITLSSKNVKNLEKVCADLIRGAKDKSLKVKGPVRIPTKVLRITTRKAPCGEGTNTWDRFELRIHKRVIDLFSSADVVKQITSITIEPGVEVEVTIAS
- the LOC133690888 gene encoding UDP-glucuronate 4-epimerase 3: MSHLDHTPSTPGKFKIDKSPYYSRTRWHSSVAKLTLWSSLFVALIFLFFYRSPSSSSSNPPSSDPSRRYLASATWGGAAWEKRVRTSARIRSRNGFSVLVTGAAGFVGTHVSSALKRRGDGVLGIDNFNDYYDPTLKRARQALLERSGVFIVEGDINDVALLKKLFDIVPFTHVMHLAAQAGVRYAMQNPGSYVHSNIAGFVSLLEVCKDANPQPAIVWASSSSVYGLNTKVPFSEKDRTDQPASLYAATKKAGEEIAHTYNHIYGLSLTGLRFFTVYGPWGRPDMAYFFFTKDILKGKSIPIFEAANHGTVARDFTYIDDIVKGCLGSLDTAEKSTGSGGKKKGPAQLRVFNLGNTSPVPVTDLVSILERLLKVKAKRNVMKLPRNGDVPYTHANISYAQKEFGYKPTTDLQTGLKKFVRWYLSYYGDKKAVAR